In the Gasterosteus aculeatus chromosome X, fGasAcu3.hap1.1, whole genome shotgun sequence genome, one interval contains:
- the LOC120808943 gene encoding pleckstrin homology domain-containing family A member 5 isoform X18, with protein MAADIQPEWISGLPSSWSYGVTRDGRVFFINEEAKSTTWLHPVRGEALITGHRSTPDLPTGWEEGYTFEGARCFINHNERKVTCKHPVSNLSSQDNCIFVVNEQSASKVPANEKKDRPLSTMTEASNYTGSSDFAANPTNTAERPSRPSKKIHNFGKRSNSIRRNPSAPVIRRNWLYKQDSTGMKLWKKRWFVLSDLCLFYYRDEKEEGILGSILLPSFRVSMLSVDDHINRKYAFKATHPNMRTYYFCSDTAKEMEAWMKVMTDAALVHSEPVKRLDRLKVEQCGPQEINHVADHRPPLTQPEIHNNQLNREVDRERAPEASPAAADDERKQRDAERYGFQQDGAERGRPLTKINSVKLQPAQAAAVKASVASPQPPTEVDGSHRGPQVNGSGEHAAQDMTAVPPRRSPTPEPDRALSRTSSMQQLEHWVRTQRGRNQDDDTRSITSYQTLPRNMPSHRVPYMPHYGDGYSSMPRNSMAQRDSLCSMSPSLYEQALGPSPVDNRRSMRDDTMWQLFEWQQRQAYTRPPPPGLYRDMASPKTMINLSEHAAPSHSIPPSPSHGSLSMYGGYSPMRSYVSGARSEVSSPVYRGDASIDRRLRPQHNKYAYPPDRRSMPAGIPVQTISAQSLHGKTPEELTLLLIKLRRQQAELNSVRERTVAQLMQLNMDGDNPKLGPEDYRDLAYARAAEEVDIDTKLSRLCEQDKVVRTQEDKLKQLYREKHTLETALLSASQEIEMGSESPAAMQSVIQQRDLLQSGLLSTCRERSRIAAELELSWREYEKLEGDVALAKNDLLEQLEALGSPQTEPPSQQHVRIQKELWRIQDVMEALSNHKAQREADGMSLHEPMTNFSKNKNEGPDYRLYKSEPELTTVAEVDESNGEDRSEHPSDREHSGNKGSYPVGIVPPRTRSPVTDSSSIASYVTLRKSKRPDPKAGNLMERPRSALEQQLCAAESGRPRMSVEEQLDRIRRHQQGALREKKKGAHVRGAGQENTPSRSHSFTKENHYRAQSQMRRREEGICCIDELEASLRLQEVVRDQETPAEEIARLKEASQDDHLNMDRELSVPDKVLIPERYVESDPEEALSPEQEADKQRKVDRIKALIAKNSMQNALPSMALSPEEETEVEVTVQEKEKMINISYELAAEASKRSKLVAAQALASVKTYT; from the exons TCACAATGAGCGGAAGGTGACCTGCAAGCATCCGGTCTCAAACTTATCCTCGCAAGACAACTGCATCTTTGTCGTCAACGAACA ATCTGCCTCCAAAGTGCCGGCGAATGAGAAGAAGGATCGGCCACTAAGCACCATGACTGAAGCCTCCAACTACACAGGCAGTTCGGACTTTGCCGCAAACCCCACCAACACGGCAGAGCGA CCATCGAGACCTTCCAAAAAAATCCACAACTTTGGGAAGAGATCCAACTCCATCAGGAGGAATCCCAGTGCGCCAGTTATCAGGAGGAACTGGCTTTATAAACAG GACAGCACGGGGATGAAGCTGTGGAAGAAGCGGTGGTTCGTGCTGTCTGACCTGTGCCTCTTCTACTACAGAG ACGAAAAGGAAGAGGGGATTCTTGGCAGCATCCTCCTGCCGAGCTTCCGTGTGTCCATGCTGTCTGTGGACGACCACATCAACAGGAAATATGCCTTCAAG GCAACGCATCCCAACATGCGGACGTACTATTTTTGCTCGGACACGGCCAAAGAGATGGAGGCTTGGATGAAAGTAATGACCGATGCTGCGCTTGTGCATTCCGAGCCGGTCAAGAG GTTGGACAGGCTAAAGGTGGAGCAGTGCGGGCCGCAAGAGATCAATCACGTGGCCGACCACCGACCTCCGCTCACGCAGCCCGAAATCCACAACAATCAACTGAACCGTGAGGTGGACCGCGAGCGCGCCCCAGAAGCCTCCCCCGCCGCAGCGGACGATGAGCGAAAGCAGCGGGACGCCGAGCGCTACGGCTTCCAGCAGGACGGGGCGGAGCGCGGCCGCCCACTCACCAAGATCAACAGCGTCAAGCTGCAGCCGGCGCAGGCGGCAGCCGTCAAGGCCAGCGTCGCCTCGCCGCAGCCTCCGACCGAGGTGGACGGGTCGCACCGTGGCCCCCAGGTCAACGGATCGGGGGAGCACGCCGCGCAGGACATGACTGCGGTCCCTCCTCGCCGAAGTCCCACTCCCGAGCCGGACCGCGCGCTGAGCAGGACCAGCTCCATGCAGCAACTAGAGCACTGGGTCCGCACCCAGAGGGGCCGTAACCAGGACGATGACACCAGGAG CATCACGTCCTATCAGACGCTGCCTAGAAACATGCCGAGCCACCGGGTGCCCTACATGCCTCACTACGGCGACGGCTACAGCAGCATGCCCAGGAATAGCATGGCGCAGAGGGACAGCCTCTGCAGCATGTCGCCCTCGTTGTACGAGCAGGCGCTGGGTCCCTCGCCGGTGGACAACCGGCGCTCCATGCGCGACGACACCATGTGGCAGCTGTTTGAGTGGCAGCAGCGGCAGGCCTACaccaggccgccgccgccgggcctCTACAGAGACATGGCCAGTCCCAAAACCATGATCAACCTGTCGGAACACGCCGCGCCGAGCCACTCCATCCCCCCGTCGCCCTCCCACGGCTCGCTGTCCATGTACGGCGGCTACTCCCCCATGCGCTCCTACGTCAGCGGCGCCCGCTCTGAGGTGTCCTCTCCCGTCTACAGAGGGGACGCCAGCATCGACAGGCGGCTCAGGCCGCAGCACAACAAG TACGCCTACCCACCGGATAGGAGGTCGATGCCTGCAGGGATCCCAGTTCAGACCATCAGCGCCCAGTCGCTCCACGGCAAAACA CCTGAGGAACTGACTCTGCTGCTCATAAAGCTGCGGCGGCAGCAGGCAGAGCTAAACAGTGTCCGGGAGCGCACCGTAGCACAGCTTATGCAACTAAACATGGACGGAGACAACCCAAAG CTGGGTCCAGAAGACTACAGGGATCTGGCCTACGCACGCGCGGCGGAAGAAGTCGACATCGAT ACCAAACTGAGCCGGTTGTGCGAGCAGGACAAAGTGGTGAGGACTCAGGAGGACAAACTTAAGCAGCTGTACCGAGAGAAG CACACCCTGGAGACGGCGCTGCTTTCAGCCAGCCAGGAGATCGAGATGGGCTCTGAAAGCCCTGCTGCCATGCAGAGTGTTATCCAGCAGAGAGACTTGCTGCAGAGCGGCCTGCTCAGCACCTGCAGAGAGCGCTCCAGAATCGCTGCT GAGTTGGAGCTGTCCTGGAGGGAGTACGAGAAGCTGGAAGGAGACGTGGCTCTGGCTAAGAACGACCTGCTGGAACAGCTGGAAGCACTGGGAAGCCCTCAG ACGGAGCCTCCCAGCCAGCAGCATGTCCGCATCCAAAAAGAACTTTGGAGGATTCAAGATGTGATGGAGGCCCTCAGCAACCACAAAGCTCAGCGAGAGGCTGATGGTATGAGCTTGCACGAGCCCATGACCAACTTCAGCAAGAATAAAAACGAG GGCCCAGACTACCGGCTGTATAAGAGTGAACCGGAGCTCACCACGGTGGCTGAAGTGGATGAGAGCAATGGAGAAGACAGATCTGAACACCCTTCTGATAGAGAACATTCTGGAAACAAAG GGTCCTACCCAGTGGGCATTGTGCCACCCAGGACCAGATCTCCAGTGACGGACTCCTCTTCAATCGCTTCATATGTTACTTTAAGGAAGAGCAAGAGGCCAGATCCCAAGGCGGGGAATCTAATG GAGCGTCCTCGCAGCGCAttggagcagcagctgtgtgccGCGGAGAGCGGGCGGCCCCGGATGAgtgtggaggagcagctggacagGATCCGCCGCCACCAGCAGGGTGCCCtccgggagaagaagaagggcgCCCACGTCCGGGGCGCCGGCCAAGAAAACACGCCCTCTCGCAGTCACTCGTTCACAAAGGAGAACCATTATCGCGCACAG TCCCAAATGAGGCGCAGAGAAGAGGGGATATGTTGCATTGATGAGCTGGAGGCCTCGCTCCGGCTGCAGGAGGTGGTCCGGGACCAGGAGACGCCGGCCGAGGAGATCGCCCGTCTCAAAGAAGCCTCGCAGGACGACCACTTAAATATGGACCGAGAA CTGTCCGTGCCTGACAAAGTGCTGATCCCTGAGCGTTACGTGGAGTCCGACCCCGAGGAGGCCCTGAGCCCTGAGCAGGAGGCTGATAAGCAGAGGAAAGTTGATCGCATCAAAGCCCTCATTGCCAAAAACAG CATGCAGAATGCGCTGCCTAGTATGGCGCTCAGCCCCGAGGAGGAGACTGAAGTGGAGGTCACCGTacaggagaaagagaagatgatTAATATCTCCTACGAGCTGGCGGCAGAGGCCTCCAAACGCAGCAAGCTGGTAGCAG CACAGGCTCTGGCCTCAGTGAAAACCTACACATGA
- the LOC120808943 gene encoding pleckstrin homology domain-containing family A member 5 isoform X23, with product MAADIQPEWISGLPSSWSYGVTRDGRVFFINEEAKSTTWLHPVRGEALITGHRSTPDLPTGWEEGYTFEGARCFINHNERKVTCKHPVSNLSSQDNCIFVVNEQSASKVPANEKKDRPLSTMTEASNYTGSSDFAANPTNTAERPSRPSKKIHNFGKRSNSIRRNPSAPVIRRNWLYKQDSTGMKLWKKRWFVLSDLCLFYYRDEKEEGILGSILLPSFRVSMLSVDDHINRKYAFKATHPNMRTYYFCSDTAKEMEAWMKVMTDAALVHSEPVKRLDRLKVEQCGPQEINHVADHRPPLTQPEIHNNQLNREVDRERAPEASPAAADDERKQRDAERYGFQQDGAERGRPLTKINSVKLQPAQAAAVKASVASPQPPTEVDGSHRGPQVNGSGEHAAQDMTAVPPRRSPTPEPDRALSRTSSMQQLEHWVRTQRGRNQDDDTRSITSYQTLPRNMPSHRVPYMPHYGDGYSSMPRNSMAQRDSLCSMSPSLYEQALGPSPVDNRRSMRDDTMWQLFEWQQRQAYTRPPPPGLYRDMASPKTMINLSEHAAPSHSIPPSPSHGSLSMYGGYSPMRSYVSGARSEVSSPVYRGDASIDRRLRPQHNKYAYPPDRRSMPAGIPVQTISAQSLHGKTLGPEDYRDLAYARAAEEVDIDTKLSRLCEQDKVVRTQEDKLKQLYREKHTLETALLSASQEIEMGSESPAAMQSVIQQRDLLQSGLLSTCRERSRIAAELELSWREYEKLEGDVALAKNDLLEQLEALGSPQTEPPSQQHVRIQKELWRIQDVMEALSNHKAQREADGMSLHEPMTNFSKNKNEGPDYRLYKSEPELTTVAEVDESNGEDRSEHPSDREHSGNKGSYPVGIVPPRTRSPVTDSSSIASYVTLRKSKRPDPKAGNLMERPRSALEQQLCAAESGRPRMSVEEQLDRIRRHQQGALREKKKGAHVRGAGQENTPSRSHSFTKENHYRAQSQMRRREEGICCIDELEASLRLQEVVRDQETPAEEIARLKEASQDDHLNMDRELSVPDKVLIPERYVESDPEEALSPEQEADKQRKVDRIKALIAKNSMQNALPSMALSPEEETEVEVTVQEKEKMINISYELAAEASKRSKLVAAQALASVKTYT from the exons TCACAATGAGCGGAAGGTGACCTGCAAGCATCCGGTCTCAAACTTATCCTCGCAAGACAACTGCATCTTTGTCGTCAACGAACA ATCTGCCTCCAAAGTGCCGGCGAATGAGAAGAAGGATCGGCCACTAAGCACCATGACTGAAGCCTCCAACTACACAGGCAGTTCGGACTTTGCCGCAAACCCCACCAACACGGCAGAGCGA CCATCGAGACCTTCCAAAAAAATCCACAACTTTGGGAAGAGATCCAACTCCATCAGGAGGAATCCCAGTGCGCCAGTTATCAGGAGGAACTGGCTTTATAAACAG GACAGCACGGGGATGAAGCTGTGGAAGAAGCGGTGGTTCGTGCTGTCTGACCTGTGCCTCTTCTACTACAGAG ACGAAAAGGAAGAGGGGATTCTTGGCAGCATCCTCCTGCCGAGCTTCCGTGTGTCCATGCTGTCTGTGGACGACCACATCAACAGGAAATATGCCTTCAAG GCAACGCATCCCAACATGCGGACGTACTATTTTTGCTCGGACACGGCCAAAGAGATGGAGGCTTGGATGAAAGTAATGACCGATGCTGCGCTTGTGCATTCCGAGCCGGTCAAGAG GTTGGACAGGCTAAAGGTGGAGCAGTGCGGGCCGCAAGAGATCAATCACGTGGCCGACCACCGACCTCCGCTCACGCAGCCCGAAATCCACAACAATCAACTGAACCGTGAGGTGGACCGCGAGCGCGCCCCAGAAGCCTCCCCCGCCGCAGCGGACGATGAGCGAAAGCAGCGGGACGCCGAGCGCTACGGCTTCCAGCAGGACGGGGCGGAGCGCGGCCGCCCACTCACCAAGATCAACAGCGTCAAGCTGCAGCCGGCGCAGGCGGCAGCCGTCAAGGCCAGCGTCGCCTCGCCGCAGCCTCCGACCGAGGTGGACGGGTCGCACCGTGGCCCCCAGGTCAACGGATCGGGGGAGCACGCCGCGCAGGACATGACTGCGGTCCCTCCTCGCCGAAGTCCCACTCCCGAGCCGGACCGCGCGCTGAGCAGGACCAGCTCCATGCAGCAACTAGAGCACTGGGTCCGCACCCAGAGGGGCCGTAACCAGGACGATGACACCAGGAG CATCACGTCCTATCAGACGCTGCCTAGAAACATGCCGAGCCACCGGGTGCCCTACATGCCTCACTACGGCGACGGCTACAGCAGCATGCCCAGGAATAGCATGGCGCAGAGGGACAGCCTCTGCAGCATGTCGCCCTCGTTGTACGAGCAGGCGCTGGGTCCCTCGCCGGTGGACAACCGGCGCTCCATGCGCGACGACACCATGTGGCAGCTGTTTGAGTGGCAGCAGCGGCAGGCCTACaccaggccgccgccgccgggcctCTACAGAGACATGGCCAGTCCCAAAACCATGATCAACCTGTCGGAACACGCCGCGCCGAGCCACTCCATCCCCCCGTCGCCCTCCCACGGCTCGCTGTCCATGTACGGCGGCTACTCCCCCATGCGCTCCTACGTCAGCGGCGCCCGCTCTGAGGTGTCCTCTCCCGTCTACAGAGGGGACGCCAGCATCGACAGGCGGCTCAGGCCGCAGCACAACAAG TACGCCTACCCACCGGATAGGAGGTCGATGCCTGCAGGGATCCCAGTTCAGACCATCAGCGCCCAGTCGCTCCACGGCAAAACA CTGGGTCCAGAAGACTACAGGGATCTGGCCTACGCACGCGCGGCGGAAGAAGTCGACATCGAT ACCAAACTGAGCCGGTTGTGCGAGCAGGACAAAGTGGTGAGGACTCAGGAGGACAAACTTAAGCAGCTGTACCGAGAGAAG CACACCCTGGAGACGGCGCTGCTTTCAGCCAGCCAGGAGATCGAGATGGGCTCTGAAAGCCCTGCTGCCATGCAGAGTGTTATCCAGCAGAGAGACTTGCTGCAGAGCGGCCTGCTCAGCACCTGCAGAGAGCGCTCCAGAATCGCTGCT GAGTTGGAGCTGTCCTGGAGGGAGTACGAGAAGCTGGAAGGAGACGTGGCTCTGGCTAAGAACGACCTGCTGGAACAGCTGGAAGCACTGGGAAGCCCTCAG ACGGAGCCTCCCAGCCAGCAGCATGTCCGCATCCAAAAAGAACTTTGGAGGATTCAAGATGTGATGGAGGCCCTCAGCAACCACAAAGCTCAGCGAGAGGCTGATGGTATGAGCTTGCACGAGCCCATGACCAACTTCAGCAAGAATAAAAACGAG GGCCCAGACTACCGGCTGTATAAGAGTGAACCGGAGCTCACCACGGTGGCTGAAGTGGATGAGAGCAATGGAGAAGACAGATCTGAACACCCTTCTGATAGAGAACATTCTGGAAACAAAG GGTCCTACCCAGTGGGCATTGTGCCACCCAGGACCAGATCTCCAGTGACGGACTCCTCTTCAATCGCTTCATATGTTACTTTAAGGAAGAGCAAGAGGCCAGATCCCAAGGCGGGGAATCTAATG GAGCGTCCTCGCAGCGCAttggagcagcagctgtgtgccGCGGAGAGCGGGCGGCCCCGGATGAgtgtggaggagcagctggacagGATCCGCCGCCACCAGCAGGGTGCCCtccgggagaagaagaagggcgCCCACGTCCGGGGCGCCGGCCAAGAAAACACGCCCTCTCGCAGTCACTCGTTCACAAAGGAGAACCATTATCGCGCACAG TCCCAAATGAGGCGCAGAGAAGAGGGGATATGTTGCATTGATGAGCTGGAGGCCTCGCTCCGGCTGCAGGAGGTGGTCCGGGACCAGGAGACGCCGGCCGAGGAGATCGCCCGTCTCAAAGAAGCCTCGCAGGACGACCACTTAAATATGGACCGAGAA CTGTCCGTGCCTGACAAAGTGCTGATCCCTGAGCGTTACGTGGAGTCCGACCCCGAGGAGGCCCTGAGCCCTGAGCAGGAGGCTGATAAGCAGAGGAAAGTTGATCGCATCAAAGCCCTCATTGCCAAAAACAG CATGCAGAATGCGCTGCCTAGTATGGCGCTCAGCCCCGAGGAGGAGACTGAAGTGGAGGTCACCGTacaggagaaagagaagatgatTAATATCTCCTACGAGCTGGCGGCAGAGGCCTCCAAACGCAGCAAGCTGGTAGCAG CACAGGCTCTGGCCTCAGTGAAAACCTACACATGA
- the LOC120808943 gene encoding pleckstrin homology domain-containing family A member 5 isoform X24: MLALSRTPRAQQQQQQQQQQRSERDLTTHASTKVTGGSLNVVTSAGYDPFVSPFLSARLTAPAFMEAFSSHNERKVTCKHPVSNLSSQDNCIFVVNEQSASKVPANEKKDRPLSTMTEASNYTGSSDFAANPTNTAERPSRPSKKIHNFGKRSNSIRRNPSAPVIRRNWLYKQDSTGMKLWKKRWFVLSDLCLFYYRDEKEEGILGSILLPSFRVSMLSVDDHINRKYAFKATHPNMRTYYFCSDTAKEMEAWMKVMTDAALVHSEPVKRLDRLKVEQCGPQEINHVADHRPPLTQPEIHNNQLNREVDRERAPEASPAAADDERKQRDAERYGFQQDGAERGRPLTKINSVKLQPAQAAAVKASVASPQPPTEVDGSHRGPQVNGSGEHAAQDMTAVPPRRSPTPEPDRALSRTSSMQQLEHWVRTQRGRNQDDDTRSITSYQTLPRNMPSHRVPYMPHYGDGYSSMPRNSMAQRDSLCSMSPSLYEQALGPSPVDNRRSMRDDTMWQLFEWQQRQAYTRPPPPGLYRDMASPKTMINLSEHAAPSHSIPPSPSHGSLSMYGGYSPMRSYVSGARSEVSSPVYRGDASIDRRLRPQHNKYAYPPDRRSMPAGIPVQTISAQSLHGKTLGPEDYRDLAYARAAEEVDIDTKLSRLCEQDKVVRTQEDKLKQLYREKHTLETALLSASQEIEMGSESPAAMQSVIQQRDLLQSGLLSTCRERSRIAAELELSWREYEKLEGDVALAKNDLLEQLEALGSPQTEPPSQQHVRIQKELWRIQDVMEALSNHKAQREADGMSLHEPMTNFSKNKNEGPDYRLYKSEPELTTVAEVDESNGEDRSEHPSDREHSGNKGSYPVGIVPPRTRSPVTDSSSIASYVTLRKSKRPDPKAGNLMERPRSALEQQLCAAESGRPRMSVEEQLDRIRRHQQGALREKKKGAHVRGAGQENTPSRSHSFTKENHYRAQSQMRRREEGICCIDELEASLRLQEVVRDQETPAEEIARLKEASQDDHLNMDRELSVPDKVLIPERYVESDPEEALSPEQEADKQRKVDRIKALIAKNSMQNALPSMALSPEEETEVEVTVQEKEKMINISYELAAEASKRSKLVAAQALASVKTYT, from the exons TCACAATGAGCGGAAGGTGACCTGCAAGCATCCGGTCTCAAACTTATCCTCGCAAGACAACTGCATCTTTGTCGTCAACGAACA ATCTGCCTCCAAAGTGCCGGCGAATGAGAAGAAGGATCGGCCACTAAGCACCATGACTGAAGCCTCCAACTACACAGGCAGTTCGGACTTTGCCGCAAACCCCACCAACACGGCAGAGCGA CCATCGAGACCTTCCAAAAAAATCCACAACTTTGGGAAGAGATCCAACTCCATCAGGAGGAATCCCAGTGCGCCAGTTATCAGGAGGAACTGGCTTTATAAACAG GACAGCACGGGGATGAAGCTGTGGAAGAAGCGGTGGTTCGTGCTGTCTGACCTGTGCCTCTTCTACTACAGAG ACGAAAAGGAAGAGGGGATTCTTGGCAGCATCCTCCTGCCGAGCTTCCGTGTGTCCATGCTGTCTGTGGACGACCACATCAACAGGAAATATGCCTTCAAG GCAACGCATCCCAACATGCGGACGTACTATTTTTGCTCGGACACGGCCAAAGAGATGGAGGCTTGGATGAAAGTAATGACCGATGCTGCGCTTGTGCATTCCGAGCCGGTCAAGAG GTTGGACAGGCTAAAGGTGGAGCAGTGCGGGCCGCAAGAGATCAATCACGTGGCCGACCACCGACCTCCGCTCACGCAGCCCGAAATCCACAACAATCAACTGAACCGTGAGGTGGACCGCGAGCGCGCCCCAGAAGCCTCCCCCGCCGCAGCGGACGATGAGCGAAAGCAGCGGGACGCCGAGCGCTACGGCTTCCAGCAGGACGGGGCGGAGCGCGGCCGCCCACTCACCAAGATCAACAGCGTCAAGCTGCAGCCGGCGCAGGCGGCAGCCGTCAAGGCCAGCGTCGCCTCGCCGCAGCCTCCGACCGAGGTGGACGGGTCGCACCGTGGCCCCCAGGTCAACGGATCGGGGGAGCACGCCGCGCAGGACATGACTGCGGTCCCTCCTCGCCGAAGTCCCACTCCCGAGCCGGACCGCGCGCTGAGCAGGACCAGCTCCATGCAGCAACTAGAGCACTGGGTCCGCACCCAGAGGGGCCGTAACCAGGACGATGACACCAGGAG CATCACGTCCTATCAGACGCTGCCTAGAAACATGCCGAGCCACCGGGTGCCCTACATGCCTCACTACGGCGACGGCTACAGCAGCATGCCCAGGAATAGCATGGCGCAGAGGGACAGCCTCTGCAGCATGTCGCCCTCGTTGTACGAGCAGGCGCTGGGTCCCTCGCCGGTGGACAACCGGCGCTCCATGCGCGACGACACCATGTGGCAGCTGTTTGAGTGGCAGCAGCGGCAGGCCTACaccaggccgccgccgccgggcctCTACAGAGACATGGCCAGTCCCAAAACCATGATCAACCTGTCGGAACACGCCGCGCCGAGCCACTCCATCCCCCCGTCGCCCTCCCACGGCTCGCTGTCCATGTACGGCGGCTACTCCCCCATGCGCTCCTACGTCAGCGGCGCCCGCTCTGAGGTGTCCTCTCCCGTCTACAGAGGGGACGCCAGCATCGACAGGCGGCTCAGGCCGCAGCACAACAAG TACGCCTACCCACCGGATAGGAGGTCGATGCCTGCAGGGATCCCAGTTCAGACCATCAGCGCCCAGTCGCTCCACGGCAAAACA CTGGGTCCAGAAGACTACAGGGATCTGGCCTACGCACGCGCGGCGGAAGAAGTCGACATCGAT ACCAAACTGAGCCGGTTGTGCGAGCAGGACAAAGTGGTGAGGACTCAGGAGGACAAACTTAAGCAGCTGTACCGAGAGAAG CACACCCTGGAGACGGCGCTGCTTTCAGCCAGCCAGGAGATCGAGATGGGCTCTGAAAGCCCTGCTGCCATGCAGAGTGTTATCCAGCAGAGAGACTTGCTGCAGAGCGGCCTGCTCAGCACCTGCAGAGAGCGCTCCAGAATCGCTGCT GAGTTGGAGCTGTCCTGGAGGGAGTACGAGAAGCTGGAAGGAGACGTGGCTCTGGCTAAGAACGACCTGCTGGAACAGCTGGAAGCACTGGGAAGCCCTCAG ACGGAGCCTCCCAGCCAGCAGCATGTCCGCATCCAAAAAGAACTTTGGAGGATTCAAGATGTGATGGAGGCCCTCAGCAACCACAAAGCTCAGCGAGAGGCTGATGGTATGAGCTTGCACGAGCCCATGACCAACTTCAGCAAGAATAAAAACGAG GGCCCAGACTACCGGCTGTATAAGAGTGAACCGGAGCTCACCACGGTGGCTGAAGTGGATGAGAGCAATGGAGAAGACAGATCTGAACACCCTTCTGATAGAGAACATTCTGGAAACAAAG GGTCCTACCCAGTGGGCATTGTGCCACCCAGGACCAGATCTCCAGTGACGGACTCCTCTTCAATCGCTTCATATGTTACTTTAAGGAAGAGCAAGAGGCCAGATCCCAAGGCGGGGAATCTAATG GAGCGTCCTCGCAGCGCAttggagcagcagctgtgtgccGCGGAGAGCGGGCGGCCCCGGATGAgtgtggaggagcagctggacagGATCCGCCGCCACCAGCAGGGTGCCCtccgggagaagaagaagggcgCCCACGTCCGGGGCGCCGGCCAAGAAAACACGCCCTCTCGCAGTCACTCGTTCACAAAGGAGAACCATTATCGCGCACAG TCCCAAATGAGGCGCAGAGAAGAGGGGATATGTTGCATTGATGAGCTGGAGGCCTCGCTCCGGCTGCAGGAGGTGGTCCGGGACCAGGAGACGCCGGCCGAGGAGATCGCCCGTCTCAAAGAAGCCTCGCAGGACGACCACTTAAATATGGACCGAGAA CTGTCCGTGCCTGACAAAGTGCTGATCCCTGAGCGTTACGTGGAGTCCGACCCCGAGGAGGCCCTGAGCCCTGAGCAGGAGGCTGATAAGCAGAGGAAAGTTGATCGCATCAAAGCCCTCATTGCCAAAAACAG CATGCAGAATGCGCTGCCTAGTATGGCGCTCAGCCCCGAGGAGGAGACTGAAGTGGAGGTCACCGTacaggagaaagagaagatgatTAATATCTCCTACGAGCTGGCGGCAGAGGCCTCCAAACGCAGCAAGCTGGTAGCAG CACAGGCTCTGGCCTCAGTGAAAACCTACACATGA